A single Thermoanaerobacterium sp. RBIITD DNA region contains:
- a CDS encoding RAMP superfamily CRISPR-associated protein — protein MGKYRIEMKLLTETIFGSGYSIPGTVDLEIVYDEYGLPYMKGKTFKGNFRKEMSEVVKLLGEEKYKHLLVSLLGKENGGVDSWKNLKFSDCRIAENIRGVLAYGVKERLFDCDEVKDVLTDVRSFTSLDDDGSYKKGSLRQFRVIKKGLIFVVDIYSGRELSEEELGIIAITAKMLRHIGTMRTRGKGEVECNFKVFQDGEYKDMTQIYVDSFLKGVKDDGKVPNI, from the coding sequence ATGGGAAAGTATAGAATTGAAATGAAACTATTGACAGAAACAATATTTGGAAGTGGCTATTCAATACCGGGAACAGTTGATTTAGAAATAGTTTATGATGAGTATGGGCTGCCTTATATGAAGGGCAAGACATTTAAAGGCAATTTTAGAAAAGAAATGTCAGAAGTGGTAAAGTTGTTAGGGGAAGAGAAGTATAAGCATTTATTAGTATCTCTTCTTGGGAAGGAAAATGGAGGAGTAGATTCATGGAAGAACCTCAAATTCTCCGATTGCAGAATTGCAGAAAATATAAGGGGTGTTTTGGCATATGGAGTAAAAGAAAGACTTTTTGATTGCGATGAAGTAAAAGATGTTTTAACAGATGTAAGAAGTTTTACAAGTCTCGATGACGATGGTTCTTATAAAAAAGGCTCTTTAAGGCAATTTAGAGTGATTAAGAAAGGGCTTATATTTGTGGTTGATATTTATTCTGGCAGAGAATTATCTGAAGAAGAGCTGGGGATTATAGCTATCACAGCGAAAATGTTAAGGCATATTGGTACTATGAGGACAAGGGGCAAAGGAGAAGTTGAATGTAACTTTAAGGTTTTTCAAGATGGTGAGTATAAGGATATGACTCAAATCTATGTAGATAGCTTTTTAAAGGGGGTAAAGGATGATGGCAAAGTACCTAACATATGA
- a CDS encoding carboxymuconolactone decarboxylase family protein, protein MTVSILNICKMCITTYTKKLKEEGVTDEEIIEILSIIDLVGGLNHFNNGLMIKPPQK, encoded by the coding sequence TTGACCGTATCAATTTTAAATATTTGTAAAATGTGCATTACTACCTACACCAAAAAATTAAAAGAAGAGGGCGTAACCGATGAAGAAATTATTGAGATTTTATCAATCATCGACCTAGTCGGTGGTTTAAACCACTTCAACAATGGACTTATGATAAAACCACCTCAAAAATAA
- a CDS encoding RAMP superfamily CRISPR-associated protein, producing MMAKYLTYDIEALEDIKLAKTNVQIDSQESMEYITGSAIRGAFIYEYIKKNSISDINQGIHKEKLLKGGIKFLNAYPVKDKYDERSIPFPKCYFAPKNDIKSFERYLELKLGIDNKLDPGFERIRIAEFSKYDNGEYDIVKVKKKSNLHINKSRNKNNLFRYDSIKRGQLFKGIIKVEDEAYVDEVIELFNDAVIYIGGSKGSGYGKCKITNMKSENDNPEYLMFRGKYDFEDYIYLYAMSDIIYRNELGEYKTFIEPEYIREKLNLKKVVYIDSSIETKPLTNFNNKWNCRTPQIVGIKAGSIFKYKIEGEINEEVLKEFVDRGIGEKKADGFGRVVLLDDIEEISKLKSYGDENDTKSDLHELLERLRPEDEKQLKDMVTMIFKKRVEDKIAEKVLDIDNDLEGQKELRQSQWGNYKDLFTEMLYKEPYEGIKYYQEFIENIKTKGSASKNSSYKQLSRIKYRDRDFVEFLNDFVVNSNNVDSFYSEAKVKRIEIGKIKSDVDEKFVYQMNLKVLIGLCQYQIRKEDDK from the coding sequence ATGATGGCAAAGTACCTAACATATGATATAGAAGCATTAGAGGATATAAAGCTTGCAAAAACAAATGTTCAAATAGATTCACAGGAGTCGATGGAATATATAACCGGTTCAGCTATTAGAGGAGCCTTCATATATGAATACATAAAGAAAAATAGTATATCAGATATAAATCAAGGAATCCATAAAGAAAAATTGTTAAAAGGTGGGATTAAATTTTTAAATGCATATCCAGTAAAAGATAAGTATGACGAAAGAAGTATTCCTTTTCCAAAATGTTATTTTGCACCCAAAAATGATATAAAGTCATTTGAAAGGTATTTGGAGCTCAAACTTGGTATTGACAATAAACTTGACCCTGGATTTGAAAGGATACGTATTGCAGAATTTTCGAAATATGATAATGGTGAGTATGACATAGTGAAAGTTAAGAAAAAGTCTAATCTTCATATAAACAAATCGCGAAATAAAAACAACCTTTTTAGATACGACTCTATAAAAAGGGGGCAGTTGTTTAAAGGCATTATAAAAGTTGAAGATGAGGCATATGTAGATGAAGTTATAGAATTATTTAATGATGCTGTTATATATATAGGGGGCTCAAAAGGGAGCGGTTATGGTAAGTGCAAGATTACAAATATGAAAAGTGAGAATGACAATCCAGAATACCTGATGTTTCGAGGTAAATACGATTTTGAAGATTATATTTATCTTTATGCAATGTCGGACATTATATATCGGAATGAATTGGGAGAGTATAAAACATTTATTGAACCCGAATATATTCGTGAAAAATTGAATCTTAAAAAAGTTGTTTATATTGATAGTTCAATTGAAACTAAACCTTTGACTAATTTTAATAATAAATGGAACTGTCGCACGCCTCAAATAGTTGGAATAAAAGCAGGAAGCATATTTAAATACAAGATTGAAGGAGAGATCAATGAAGAAGTATTAAAAGAATTTGTTGACAGAGGTATAGGAGAAAAAAAAGCAGATGGTTTTGGTAGAGTTGTATTGCTTGATGATATTGAAGAGATTTCTAAATTAAAGAGTTATGGCGATGAAAATGACACTAAGAGCGATTTGCATGAATTATTGGAAAGACTTAGACCTGAAGACGAGAAACAATTAAAAGATATGGTTACCATGATATTTAAGAAAAGGGTTGAAGATAAAATAGCAGAAAAGGTTTTGGATATAGATAATGACTTAGAAGGTCAAAAAGAGTTAAGGCAAAGTCAGTGGGGCAATTATAAGGATCTTTTTACTGAAATGCTTTATAAAGAACCTTATGAAGGAATTAAATATTATCAGGAATTTATAGAAAATATTAAGACTAAAGGAAGTGCTTCAAAAAACTCTTCATACAAGCAGTTAAGTAGAATAAAGTACAGAGATAGGGATTTTGTAGAGTTTTTAAATGATTTTGTTGTAAATAGTAATAATGTTGATTCATTTTATAGTGAAGCTAAAGTAAAGAGAATTGAGATTGGAAAAATCAAATCAGATGTAGATGAAAAATTTGTATATCAAATGAATTTAAAAGTTTTAATAGGACTTTGCCAATATCAGATTAGGAAGGAGGATGACAAGTGA
- the asrA gene encoding anaerobic sulfite reductase subunit AsrA, producing MGYLIENKDFDDILNLLKKDYKIYAPKRFENRGRYSDTDLIRYDEIKSLSDIVYDEKSDSSPKEVIYPITQALFYFTEDEYRESKVFDKKILLFVRACDINGIRRLDTIFLQNGGAEDIYYKRFREKVKFVLMECKDGWDTCFCVSMNSNKTDNYSLAIRFNNDNVMVEVKDDEFIDIFKDKKEIDFKPEFVKSNPKVVHVPEIDNTDLLKKVYDLDMWESFNSRCISCGACTAACITCSCFNTVDLIYSENVNVGERRRVQASCMHKDFTEMAGGHVFRKTAGERMRFRTLHKVYDYKARFKTENMCVGCGRCDERCPELISFSTTINRLYDEVEKLKSGKGGSINE from the coding sequence TTGGGATATCTAATTGAGAATAAAGATTTTGACGATATTTTAAATCTACTGAAGAAAGATTATAAAATTTATGCACCGAAACGTTTTGAAAATCGTGGCCGGTATTCTGACACAGATCTTATAAGATATGATGAGATAAAATCTTTGAGCGATATTGTATACGATGAAAAATCCGATTCTTCACCAAAAGAAGTCATATATCCAATAACACAAGCTTTGTTTTATTTCACAGAGGATGAGTACAGAGAAAGCAAAGTATTTGATAAAAAAATACTATTATTTGTAAGAGCTTGTGATATAAATGGCATAAGAAGACTTGATACGATTTTCCTCCAAAATGGTGGTGCAGAAGATATTTATTACAAAAGATTCCGTGAAAAAGTAAAATTCGTTTTGATGGAATGTAAAGATGGCTGGGATACCTGCTTCTGCGTTTCCATGAACTCCAATAAAACAGATAACTATAGTCTAGCGATAAGATTTAATAATGATAATGTAATGGTTGAAGTTAAAGATGATGAATTTATTGACATATTTAAAGATAAGAAAGAAATAGATTTTAAGCCTGAATTCGTAAAATCAAATCCGAAGGTTGTCCATGTTCCAGAAATAGATAACACAGATCTACTTAAAAAAGTATATGATCTTGACATGTGGGAAAGCTTTAATTCCCGCTGTATAAGCTGCGGTGCTTGTACTGCTGCTTGCATAACATGTAGCTGTTTTAATACAGTTGATTTAATTTACAGTGAAAATGTAAATGTCGGCGAAAGAAGAAGAGTGCAGGCAAGCTGTATGCACAAGGATTTTACAGAGATGGCGGGTGGCCATGTATTTAGAAAAACTGCCGGTGAAAGGATGAGATTCCGTACACTTCATAAAGTATATGATTATAAAGCTCGCTTTAAAACGGAAAACATGTGTGTCGGTTGCGGCCGCTGTGATGAAAGATGTCCAGAGTTAATATCCTTTTCGACAACGATAAATCGCTTATACGATGAAGTTGAAAAGTTGAAGTCGGGTAAAGGAGGCAGCATAAATGAATAA
- a CDS encoding TIGR03986 family CRISPR-associated RAMP protein, with protein MKPEIIEKKKLGQYAVAPYNFVSFPKKAVVKYKKIEELPAHNDFKGLSGYVEYTLKAETPIIVSTGVKDKQVHFFINTNGKYAIPGNTIRGIARTNCQILSFSNIIGEKDKEGNYENSEIENSRFLYRDIAGNNSLSARYKSILGVDVTRRIAKNVKAGYIVNRANKYYIEPAKELKVGVPYFRIDEIILRRIASNKNIDGINFMYKKDLLNCEVELKEIKREIAKNKDNKSKERELNSKLKSILKDLSNERIYKPYQTGISFEFDSKTGRIIDINRKGILSQNGYLLSGGFILGKLSHYIVPEADDKSGNIKILREDIEAYKDDLIRTKKMNNKEEIFKGKEFFALPKKNERKPVFYINTDRLHFGFTPYLRIYYTKTVLDGVSQLYKDTKDVSYTDGIFGFSKKLKRDDGEDKNFNYKSRVSFEDAEVVGEPVLDEDSVMTIILAEPKPTSYNLYLKQDKDADKKLLKIYEDDFKIRGFKQYWLKDYIEKPELEDAKAEEMKFTIHPLKEGTIFKGRIYFTNLDEEELGLLGWALKLNDGCYQNIGLAKPYGFGRVKVEKVKLYIEDLNKKYDYFSFDYFNEDDLDKYINIYKRNFSDKYLNGQDIENIDTIKEFMLIKSKVIKIKDANNYRYMELNEFRNKKALPEILKYEEAFLENNIKRSKKSGNVAKKDSYSKIDRNYKNSNTAIADAFRKAEENKNKKKRK; from the coding sequence ATGAAGCCGGAGATAATAGAAAAAAAGAAATTAGGTCAATATGCAGTAGCACCGTACAATTTTGTTAGTTTTCCAAAGAAAGCAGTAGTGAAATATAAAAAAATAGAGGAACTTCCAGCGCACAATGATTTTAAAGGATTGAGCGGATATGTAGAATATACTTTAAAAGCAGAGACGCCTATAATTGTATCTACAGGTGTTAAAGATAAGCAGGTACATTTTTTTATCAATACAAACGGGAAATATGCTATTCCTGGAAATACAATTAGAGGTATAGCAAGGACTAATTGTCAGATTTTAAGTTTTAGCAATATTATTGGAGAGAAGGATAAAGAGGGTAATTATGAAAACAGTGAAATTGAAAATTCGAGGTTTTTATATAGAGACATTGCAGGTAATAACTCTTTAAGTGCAAGATATAAAAGTATTTTAGGTGTTGATGTAACTAGAAGAATAGCAAAGAATGTTAAAGCAGGATATATAGTTAATAGAGCAAATAAATATTATATCGAACCAGCTAAAGAATTAAAAGTAGGTGTACCGTATTTCAGGATTGATGAGATAATATTAAGAAGGATTGCGTCAAATAAAAATATTGATGGAATCAATTTTATGTATAAAAAAGATTTGTTAAACTGTGAAGTTGAATTGAAAGAGATTAAAAGAGAAATAGCAAAGAATAAGGATAACAAGAGCAAAGAAAGAGAGTTGAATAGTAAGTTAAAAAGCATTTTAAAGGATTTATCAAATGAAAGAATATATAAACCATATCAAACAGGGATATCATTTGAGTTTGACAGTAAAACTGGAAGAATAATTGATATAAATAGAAAAGGCATACTCAGCCAAAATGGATATTTATTGTCTGGAGGTTTTATATTAGGCAAATTAAGCCATTATATAGTTCCTGAAGCAGATGATAAAAGCGGAAATATAAAAATTCTGAGAGAAGATATAGAAGCTTATAAAGATGACCTGATACGAACCAAAAAGATGAATAATAAAGAGGAAATTTTTAAAGGCAAGGAGTTTTTTGCTTTACCTAAAAAAAATGAAAGAAAGCCGGTATTCTATATAAATACCGATAGATTACATTTTGGATTTACACCTTATTTAAGAATTTATTATACAAAAACAGTTTTAGATGGTGTGTCACAATTGTATAAAGATACAAAAGATGTAAGTTATACAGATGGGATATTTGGCTTTAGTAAAAAGTTAAAAAGAGATGATGGAGAAGATAAGAATTTTAATTATAAATCCCGTGTCAGTTTTGAAGATGCAGAAGTTGTTGGAGAGCCAGTATTAGATGAAGATAGCGTAATGACTATAATACTTGCAGAACCGAAACCTACAAGCTATAATTTATACTTAAAACAGGATAAAGACGCAGATAAAAAGTTGCTTAAGATTTATGAGGATGATTTTAAAATAAGAGGTTTTAAACAGTATTGGTTAAAGGATTATATAGAGAAACCAGAATTAGAAGATGCCAAAGCTGAAGAAATGAAATTTACAATACACCCTTTAAAAGAAGGCACTATATTTAAAGGTAGGATATATTTTACAAATTTAGATGAAGAAGAATTGGGACTTTTAGGTTGGGCATTAAAATTAAATGATGGCTGTTACCAAAATATCGGATTAGCAAAGCCTTATGGTTTTGGTAGGGTTAAAGTTGAGAAAGTAAAATTATACATAGAAGACTTAAATAAAAAATATGATTATTTTAGTTTTGATTATTTTAATGAAGATGATTTGGACAAATACATAAATATTTACAAGAGGAATTTTTCAGATAAATATTTAAATGGGCAAGACATAGAAAACATAGATACGATAAAAGAATTTATGTTGATTAAGTCTAAAGTTATAAAAATTAAAGATGCGAATAATTACAGGTATATGGAATTAAATGAATTCAGAAATAAAAAGGCATTACCTGAAATACTTAAATATGAAGAGGCATTTTTAGAAAACAATATAAAAAGGTCTAAGAAAAGCGGTAATGTTGCAAAAAAGGACAGCTACAGTAAAATAGATAGAAATTATAAAAATAGCAATACTGCAATTGCTGATGCTTTTAGAAAAGCTGAGGAAAACAAAAATAAAAAGAAGAGGAAATAA
- a CDS encoding RAMP superfamily CRISPR-associated protein, protein MREVSFITAEIISKSPLYIGDDDRDILIDKEEGKAYLPATSIVGSFRAYLKSIGEDYIKLFGEQNIESSIYVKDAFAEITKFERRNRVAIDDVAGSQEDKHKIDEKYLCKGLKFSLTFEIHSKEKHESLDEMIYKCLRALNKGIIRFGSNKSNGLGIFEVISVKNLVFDLGEIDNLTKYLKNDFSGMKEIKDNIFNTVEDKAYITFIINGEFTTPLLIGAPKTFKTGDADRRNIKSGSEYIVPGSSFKGVLRSRVEKIAKHFDSLDKAKEMFGDTQDEEEKHMLSRVFVNESIIDNRNFEDKVHYIRIKIDRFAGGTRSTALTNDIPVKGETQFKVLYRKKNDDVFDNYAIGLITLALRDMGTENLPLGGGSNIGRGRFKARTMEIMIGDKVINIDFDKKSISDEKKLNYYVAAAKNFMRQEGKDE, encoded by the coding sequence GTGAGAGAGGTTAGTTTTATAACAGCAGAAATAATTAGCAAATCTCCTCTCTATATTGGAGATGATGACAGGGATATTTTGATTGATAAAGAAGAAGGGAAGGCATATCTTCCTGCAACAAGTATTGTGGGTTCTTTTAGGGCTTACCTAAAATCAATTGGTGAAGATTATATAAAGCTTTTTGGTGAGCAGAATATTGAAAGCTCTATTTATGTAAAAGATGCGTTTGCAGAAATAACTAAGTTTGAGAGAAGAAATAGAGTCGCTATTGATGATGTAGCAGGAAGCCAAGAAGATAAGCACAAAATTGACGAGAAATATTTATGTAAGGGATTAAAATTTAGTTTAACTTTTGAAATACATAGTAAAGAAAAACATGAAAGTTTAGATGAAATGATTTATAAATGTTTAAGGGCTCTAAATAAAGGTATAATTCGCTTTGGAAGCAATAAAAGTAACGGTTTAGGGATTTTTGAAGTAATAAGCGTTAAAAATTTAGTTTTTGATTTGGGGGAAATAGATAATTTAACAAAATATCTAAAAAACGATTTTTCAGGCATGAAGGAAATCAAAGATAATATTTTCAATACTGTTGAAGACAAAGCATATATTACATTTATAATAAATGGGGAGTTTACTACGCCATTATTAATAGGAGCTCCTAAAACTTTTAAAACAGGAGATGCTGACAGGAGAAACATTAAATCAGGTTCAGAATATATAGTACCTGGCAGCAGTTTTAAGGGTGTTTTAAGGTCAAGAGTTGAAAAAATTGCAAAACATTTTGATAGTTTAGATAAAGCAAAAGAAATGTTTGGTGATACGCAGGATGAGGAAGAAAAGCATATGTTAAGCAGAGTTTTTGTAAATGAATCTATAATAGACAATAGAAATTTTGAAGACAAAGTACATTATATTAGAATAAAAATTGATAGATTTGCTGGTGGTACAAGAAGTACTGCCTTAACGAATGATATTCCTGTGAAAGGGGAGACCCAGTTTAAAGTTCTTTACAGAAAGAAAAATGATGATGTATTTGATAATTATGCAATTGGCTTAATAACACTTGCTTTAAGAGATATGGGGACGGAAAATCTACCACTTGGCGGCGGTAGCAATATAGGGAGAGGTAGATTTAAAGCACGTACAATGGAAATAATGATTGGCGATAAAGTTATAAACATAGATTTTGATAAAAAGTCAATTTCCGATGAAAAAAAATTAAATTATTATGTTGCAGCCGCAAAAAACTTCATGAGACAGGAGGGTAAAGATGAATAA